Proteins encoded together in one Impatiens glandulifera chromosome 1, dImpGla2.1, whole genome shotgun sequence window:
- the LOC124934828 gene encoding uncharacterized protein LOC124934828 — MDRDEFLLLTIDKPKTYYETAIKELWYEAMKKELESIRKNKTLELIDLPPDHKIIGGGIEENNIEVKQATYVKKVLKQFAMEDCNSNKYLTHIRPNISYAVAIVSQYMEQPSTLNQHRTVVLSSCVAEFMAATTTSCQGLWLRNLLSEVLGCEPRLVTLYVDNKFAVALMNNSMFHGHGKHGNTQFHFIPECVENQQIVVEFVSTKEQRAYILTKALERVKSVEMRELLSVKS, encoded by the exons ATGGATCGTGATGAATTTTTGTTACTCACCATTGACAAGCCAAAAACATATTACGAGACCGCAATTAAAGAGCTGTGGTATGAGGCCATGAAGAAAGAGCTCGAGTCCATCAGGAAGAACAAGACATTGGAGCTCATCGACTTACCACCCGATCACAAGATCATCGG AGGTGGAATAGAAGAAAATAACATCGAGGTGAAGCAAGCAACTTATgtgaagaaggtgttgaaacagTTTGCAATGGAGGATTGCAACTCGAACAA GTACTTGACGCACATTCGACCAAATATCTCTTATGCAGTTGCCATAGTGAGTCAATACATGGAGCAACCTTCCACTCTAAACCAACAT CGAACTGTTGTTTTATCTTCATGTGTGGCGGAGTTTATGGCAGCTACTACAACGTCGTGCCAAGGACTTTGgctaagaaacttgttgagcgaggtgctcGGATGCGAGCCGAGGCTGGTAACCCTCTATGTCGACAACAAGTTCGCAGTAGCATTAATGAATAACTCAATGTTTCATGGACACGGCAAACACGGAAATACTCAGTTCCACTTCATCCCTGAATGCGTCGAGAACCAACAGATCGTTGTAGAGTTCGTAAGTACTAAAGAGCAGCGTGCATATATTCTCACCAAGGCACTTGAAAGAGTCAAATCCGTGGAGATGCGAGAGCTGCTCAGCGTGAAGTCTTGA